One window of uncultured Desulfovibrio sp. genomic DNA carries:
- the speB gene encoding agmatinase, with product MSPVNSLQSPRFCGIRTFMRQPAATGETPQSDVSVIGVPFDSGVSYRPGTRFGPAAIREASTLLKPYSSELDVDVNESFTIADHGDIDTIPGYMEDSFAAITSGLKPFFASKTLPVILGGDHSISLANLRAVHAAHGPVALLHFDAHSDTIPSYYGKPYNHGTPFYWALKEGLILPQHSTQIGIRGPLYSRNALDWPRQQGLRIIMGHEAHAMGPEAVIREALARIGDAPVFLSFDIDFLDAAYAPGTGTPEVEGFTTYEAMTLVRGICSKCRAVGMDLVEVLPDKDVAGITALAGASVVFAFLAAQAAFRGVQPRTAD from the coding sequence ATGAGTCCGGTCAATTCCTTACAATCCCCCCGGTTTTGCGGCATCCGCACCTTCATGCGGCAACCGGCGGCAACGGGCGAAACCCCGCAATCCGATGTTTCCGTTATCGGTGTTCCCTTTGACAGCGGCGTCTCATACCGCCCCGGCACCAGATTCGGCCCTGCGGCCATTCGCGAGGCCTCAACCCTGCTCAAGCCATATTCGTCAGAACTTGATGTGGACGTGAACGAGAGCTTCACCATTGCCGACCATGGCGACATAGACACCATACCCGGCTATATGGAAGACAGCTTTGCCGCCATCACCAGCGGCCTGAAGCCCTTTTTCGCCTCCAAAACCCTGCCCGTCATTCTTGGCGGCGACCACAGCATCAGCCTGGCAAACCTGCGCGCCGTGCATGCGGCGCATGGGCCAGTGGCCCTGCTCCATTTTGACGCGCACAGCGACACCATACCCAGCTATTACGGCAAGCCCTACAATCACGGCACCCCCTTTTACTGGGCGCTGAAAGAAGGCCTCATCCTGCCCCAGCATTCCACGCAGATCGGCATTCGCGGGCCGCTCTACAGCCGCAACGCCCTTGACTGGCCCCGCCAGCAGGGCCTGCGCATCATCATGGGGCACGAGGCCCACGCGATGGGGCCGGAGGCTGTGATACGCGAGGCTCTTGCGCGCATTGGCGATGCCCCTGTGTTTCTGAGCTTTGACATTGATTTTCTTGATGCGGCCTATGCCCCCGGCACCGGCACGCCAGAAGTGGAAGGGTTCACCACCTACGAGGCCATGACCCTTGTGCGCGGCATCTGCAGCAAGTGCCGCGCTGTTGGCATGGATCTGGTGGAAGTGCTGCCCGACAAGGACGTGGCGGGCATTACCGCTCTGGCAGGAGCCTCTGTGGTCTTTGCCTTTCTTGCGGCGCAGGCGGCCTTTCGAGGCGTGCAGCCCCGGACCGCAGATTGA
- a CDS encoding amino acid ABC transporter permease, with protein MNECSFILSIMPELLQGAITSVFVAMAAISLGVVLGISVCQMRRSQFWGFKRAAGLYISFMRGIPVLVILFLLFYLPSAVNIEVPSLLVAVLALGLNTSAFQAEIYRGGFNSIPVGQIEAAKALGLSRMRILTRIQLPQVLSLTGPELVNEFIILFKNSSLISVIGVTELMRRSEQLVSTTYKPVEVYLAAAIIYLTLCLIISRLGERLKGKH; from the coding sequence ATGAACGAATGCAGCTTCATCCTTTCCATCATGCCGGAGCTGCTCCAGGGCGCAATAACTTCGGTTTTTGTGGCTATGGCGGCAATCTCGCTGGGTGTTGTGCTCGGCATTTCGGTGTGCCAGATGCGGCGGTCGCAGTTTTGGGGCTTCAAGCGGGCGGCGGGGCTGTACATCAGCTTTATGCGGGGCATTCCCGTGCTGGTGATTTTGTTTCTGCTGTTCTACCTGCCCTCGGCAGTCAATATTGAAGTGCCCTCACTGCTGGTTGCCGTGCTGGCCCTTGGCCTCAACACCAGCGCCTTTCAGGCCGAAATTTATCGCGGCGGCTTCAACTCCATACCCGTGGGGCAGATCGAAGCGGCCAAGGCTCTAGGCCTCAGCCGCATGCGTATTCTCACGCGCATCCAGTTGCCGCAGGTGCTGTCGCTCACAGGACCGGAGCTGGTCAATGAGTTCATCATCCTGTTCAAGAACTCGTCACTTATTTCTGTTATCGGCGTCACCGAACTCATGCGCCGCAGCGAGCAACTTGTGTCCACAACCTACAAGCCTGTGGAAGTATATCTGGCCGCAGCCATTATTTATCTGACCCTGTGCCTGATTATTTCTCGCCTGGGCGAACGCCTCAAGGGGAAGCACTGA
- a CDS encoding amino acid ABC transporter permease: MDALTTFLARWQSFLIENGPDFGAALWVTIRISLVAIACGLALGFAAELGRRICPWLRKPVACYVEFFRGTPLLIQLYLLYYGGPRIGIVLDAEPAGMLGMSLYAAAYFCEIFRAGFESIPEGQREAAHCLGIRPWRRLWRIELPQMAQIVLPPAVNQIITLIKDSAVLSIITVAELTKTATRIMNISFEIVMPLCLLALLYWAISEAVAVVCGKAEARLTRHLTR, from the coding sequence ATGGACGCCCTCACGACCTTTCTGGCCCGCTGGCAGAGTTTTTTGATTGAGAACGGCCCGGATTTTGGCGCAGCGCTCTGGGTGACCATCCGCATCAGTCTGGTCGCCATAGCATGCGGTCTGGCGCTGGGTTTTGCCGCAGAACTTGGCCGCCGCATCTGCCCCTGGCTGCGCAAGCCCGTTGCCTGCTATGTGGAGTTTTTTCGCGGCACGCCTCTGCTTATCCAGCTCTATCTGCTCTATTACGGCGGCCCCAGAATCGGCATCGTGCTGGATGCGGAACCCGCAGGAATGCTGGGCATGTCGCTCTATGCCGCCGCCTATTTTTGCGAAATCTTCCGCGCCGGATTCGAGTCCATACCCGAGGGTCAGCGCGAGGCGGCGCACTGCCTGGGCATTCGCCCCTGGCGCAGACTGTGGCGCATAGAATTGCCGCAGATGGCCCAGATAGTTCTGCCGCCAGCAGTCAACCAGATCATCACGCTCATCAAGGATTCAGCGGTGCTTTCCATCATCACCGTGGCGGAACTGACCAAGACCGCGACCCGCATCATGAACATCAGCTTTGAAATCGTCATGCCCCTGTGCCTGCTGGCGCTGCTCTACTGGGCCATTTCCGAGGCAGTGGCAGTTGTGTGCGGCAAGGCGGAAGCCCGCCTGACCAGACATTTGACGCGTTAG
- a CDS encoding amino acid ABC transporter ATP-binding protein, translating to MEETITPAIRICDVRKRYGQHEVLQGIDMEVMPKEVVCLIGPSGSGKSTLLRCVNFLEVYDEGEIMVEGALMGYEMQYNGTRRRASETRIRESRRDLGMVFQHFNLWPHMTVMENVTEALISVAGKSRAAAEKKGMECLERVGLAEKRNSYPAQLSGGQQQRVAIARALATEPRIMLFDEPTSALDPELVGDVLQVMRSLANDGMTMLIVTHEMGFAAEVADRVVFMEGGHVVEQGPPDKLFHTPESPRLAAFLKSWTHRNGQVA from the coding sequence ATGGAAGAAACAATCACCCCTGCCATCAGAATATGCGATGTGCGCAAGCGCTATGGGCAGCACGAAGTGCTTCAGGGCATTGATATGGAAGTCATGCCCAAGGAAGTGGTCTGCCTTATAGGCCCTTCCGGTTCCGGTAAAAGCACCCTCTTGCGCTGCGTCAACTTTCTTGAAGTGTACGACGAAGGCGAAATCATGGTTGAAGGCGCGCTCATGGGCTACGAGATGCAGTACAACGGCACCCGCCGCCGCGCCAGCGAAACACGCATTCGCGAAAGCAGGCGCGACCTCGGCATGGTGTTTCAACATTTCAACCTGTGGCCCCACATGACGGTGATGGAAAACGTCACCGAAGCGCTCATTTCCGTTGCTGGCAAAAGCCGCGCCGCCGCCGAAAAAAAAGGGATGGAATGCCTTGAACGCGTCGGCCTTGCCGAAAAGCGCAACAGCTACCCGGCCCAACTTTCCGGCGGGCAGCAACAGCGCGTTGCCATTGCGCGCGCCCTGGCAACGGAGCCGCGCATCATGCTGTTTGACGAGCCAACCTCAGCCCTCGACCCCGAGCTTGTGGGCGATGTGCTGCAAGTCATGCGCAGCCTGGCCAACGATGGCATGACCATGCTCATAGTGACCCACGAAATGGGCTTTGCCGCCGAGGTGGCGGATCGGGTGGTCTTTATGGAAGGCGGGCACGTGGTGGAGCAAGGGCCGCCGGACAAACTTTTTCATACGCCGGAAAGCCCCCGCCTTGCGGCCTTTCTGAAAAGCTGGACGCACCGCAACGGACAGGTTGCCTAG
- a CDS encoding urea carboxylase-associated family protein, with protein MSEYITIPGRCGDAAIVRAGERIKIVNITGEQVVDTWAFNLRNPQEYMSMQHVRPDLNKGIPGPGDKLVTNCRRPVLTMLEDTSNGAHDTFMAACDIYRYMALGVQGYHANCTDNMYAALRKLGMQVDFCPCPLNLWMNTPIVDNKAHWLPPLSKAGDYVVLEAHFDCVVVMSACPQDILPINGKNCVPSDIKYKVYAA; from the coding sequence ATGAGCGAATACATCACCATTCCCGGCCGCTGCGGCGATGCCGCCATTGTGCGGGCCGGTGAACGCATCAAGATCGTCAACATCACGGGGGAGCAGGTGGTGGACACCTGGGCCTTCAACCTGCGCAACCCACAGGAATATATGTCCATGCAGCATGTGCGGCCCGATCTCAACAAGGGCATTCCCGGCCCGGGCGACAAGCTGGTGACCAACTGCCGCCGCCCGGTGCTCACCATGCTGGAAGACACCAGCAACGGCGCGCACGACACCTTTATGGCCGCCTGCGACATCTACCGCTACATGGCCCTTGGCGTGCAGGGCTACCACGCCAACTGCACGGACAACATGTATGCGGCCCTGCGCAAGCTGGGCATGCAAGTGGATTTTTGCCCCTGCCCGCTGAACCTGTGGATGAACACCCCCATTGTGGACAACAAGGCCCACTGGCTGCCGCCCTTGAGCAAGGCGGGCGACTACGTGGTGCTTGAAGCCCATTTTGACTGCGTGGTGGTCATGTCTGCCTGCCCGCAGGATATTCTGCCCATCAACGGTAAAAACTGCGTGCCTTCTGACATCAAATACAAGGTCTACGCGGCCTGA
- the speB gene encoding agmatinase: MASMQPPSASSSPRFCNTGSFMRMPRMDDPTGMDFAVFGIPFDTGSSYRTGSRFGPSAIRHISSMIKPNNVIFEVNILNELTGGDFGDVNIVPGYIEPSYAAITEFMQPLLEAGAVPLGLGGDHAITLAELRAVAAQHGKVSLLHFDSHLDLNESVFGQPYNHGTPFRRALEEGLIDPSTSIQLGMRGSLYDPDDFKIAADLGFKVLPAHIMREMGLPAVIEAIKQRVGDTKVFLTFDIDFVDPAYAPGTGTPEVGGFTSWEVLSLVRALKNLHYVGFDIVEVMPGIDQAELTAYLAANIGFEFLSILAFQKKNGLR, translated from the coding sequence ATGGCTTCCATGCAACCACCCAGCGCGTCTTCGTCCCCCCGATTCTGCAACACCGGCAGCTTCATGCGCATGCCGCGTATGGACGACCCCACGGGTATGGATTTTGCAGTTTTTGGCATTCCCTTTGATACGGGCAGTTCCTACCGCACGGGTTCGCGCTTCGGGCCTTCGGCCATCCGGCACATTTCGAGCATGATCAAGCCCAACAACGTGATCTTTGAGGTCAATATTCTCAACGAGCTGACTGGCGGCGACTTTGGCGACGTCAATATTGTTCCCGGTTACATCGAACCTTCCTACGCCGCCATCACCGAGTTCATGCAGCCTCTGCTTGAAGCTGGCGCAGTGCCGCTGGGCCTTGGCGGCGACCACGCCATCACCCTCGCCGAGCTGCGCGCTGTTGCCGCCCAGCACGGCAAGGTAAGCCTGCTGCATTTTGATTCGCACCTGGATCTGAACGAATCCGTATTCGGGCAGCCGTACAACCACGGCACACCCTTTAGGCGGGCGCTGGAAGAAGGCCTCATTGACCCGTCCACCTCCATCCAGCTGGGCATGCGCGGCTCGCTCTACGACCCGGACGACTTCAAGATCGCCGCCGATCTTGGCTTCAAGGTGCTGCCCGCGCACATCATGCGCGAGATGGGCTTGCCCGCGGTTATAGAGGCCATTAAGCAACGCGTGGGTGACACAAAGGTCTTCCTCACCTTTGATATCGACTTTGTGGATCCGGCCTACGCCCCCGGAACCGGTACGCCGGAGGTCGGCGGCTTCACCTCATGGGAGGTGCTGAGCCTGGTACGCGCGCTCAAAAATCTGCACTACGTGGGCTTTGACATAGTGGAGGTCATGCCCGGCATAGATCAGGCCGAGCTGACAGCCTATCTGGCCGCCAACATCGGCTTTGAATTCCTGTCCATCCTCGCATTTCAAAAAAAGAACGGCCTGCGTTAG
- a CDS encoding DJ-1/PfpI family protein has product MKTGLTYGIYIYEQVAELDFVAPMQVFAASNQFAGGGRVVTLSCTGQTLCGLSGLRITPDYSLQNAPPLDVLLLPGTAEVSEYAWSDSGILDWVRQQYKKVEYLAAVCTGGLILQKAGLLKGRRATTHWQLMDALESDPEITALPDARYVRDGKIVTSQGVSAGMDMALWLVGQIHDPDHARLVRKILQYDPAPPYTAEV; this is encoded by the coding sequence ATGAAAACAGGCCTCACATACGGAATATATATTTATGAACAGGTGGCGGAGCTGGATTTTGTAGCGCCCATGCAGGTATTTGCGGCATCCAACCAGTTTGCCGGGGGTGGCAGGGTGGTGACGCTGAGCTGCACGGGCCAGACGCTCTGCGGATTAAGCGGCTTGCGCATTACGCCGGATTACAGTCTGCAAAACGCCCCGCCGCTGGATGTGCTGCTGTTGCCGGGCACGGCGGAAGTTTCCGAATACGCCTGGAGCGATTCCGGCATTCTGGATTGGGTGCGCCAGCAATATAAGAAGGTGGAATACCTTGCCGCAGTGTGCACCGGCGGGTTGATCCTGCAAAAGGCCGGGCTGCTCAAGGGCCGCCGGGCCACAACGCACTGGCAGCTCATGGACGCCCTTGAAAGCGACCCGGAAATAACGGCTCTGCCGGATGCGCGCTATGTGCGCGATGGCAAGATTGTCACCTCGCAGGGTGTCTCTGCAGGTATGGACATGGCCCTGTGGCTTGTGGGCCAGATTCATGACCCTGATCACGCCCGCCTTGTGCGCAAAATTTTGCAGTACGATCCGGCCCCGCCGTACACTGCCGAAGTTTAG
- a CDS encoding GlxA family transcriptional regulator: MKQRVVFFLYPGIVSLDVSGPLEVFAAATDILAHSNKKDQGYVPVFAACTPGPVRTSSGLVLAAETTLENLSPDILVVPGAVDAEAISGNPQIIQQVSAAAARSARIASVCSGAFILAACGLLHGKRAATHWLVADRLAELYPQIIVEPDAIFVRDGKTSTSGGVTAGIDLALDMVEEDYGDKLAMEVARVLLLYRRRPGNQSQYSSALAAQVNAGRFAPLVRWLESNLGKNLTVERLAEVANMSPRSFARVFPAETGSSPARFVEGLRIIRARELIESGADSFAAVAQSAGFGSEDRLRKAFIRRLGLSPHQYSRHFFKGEQR; encoded by the coding sequence ATGAAACAGCGCGTTGTTTTCTTTCTTTATCCCGGCATTGTCTCGCTGGATGTCTCCGGCCCGCTGGAGGTTTTTGCGGCGGCTACGGATATTCTGGCGCACAGCAACAAAAAGGATCAAGGCTATGTGCCCGTGTTCGCCGCCTGTACCCCCGGCCCTGTGCGAACCTCATCCGGTCTTGTGCTGGCGGCGGAAACAACACTTGAAAATCTTTCGCCGGATATTCTTGTTGTTCCCGGCGCAGTGGATGCGGAAGCCATATCGGGGAATCCGCAGATCATACAGCAGGTAAGTGCGGCTGCGGCCCGGTCTGCGCGCATAGCAAGCGTGTGTAGCGGGGCGTTCATTCTGGCGGCCTGCGGTCTGCTGCACGGCAAAAGGGCGGCAACCCACTGGCTGGTGGCTGACCGCCTGGCCGAGCTGTACCCACAGATTATCGTGGAGCCTGACGCCATTTTTGTGCGCGACGGCAAGACGTCCACAAGCGGCGGCGTTACGGCGGGCATAGATCTGGCTCTGGATATGGTTGAGGAAGACTACGGCGACAAACTGGCCATGGAAGTAGCCCGCGTATTGCTATTGTACCGCCGCCGCCCCGGCAACCAGAGCCAGTACAGCTCAGCGCTGGCCGCTCAGGTCAATGCGGGCAGATTTGCCCCTCTGGTGCGCTGGCTGGAGTCGAATCTTGGCAAAAATCTGACTGTTGAGCGCCTGGCCGAGGTGGCGAACATGAGCCCCCGGTCGTTCGCGCGGGTATTCCCCGCAGAAACCGGCAGCAGCCCCGCCCGCTTTGTGGAAGGCTTGCGCATCATCCGGGCGCGGGAGCTCATTGAATCCGGGGCTGATTCCTTTGCCGCGGTGGCGCAGTCGGCGGGTTTTGGCAGCGAAGATCGCCTACGCAAGGCCTTCATCCGCCGCCTTGGCCTGAGTCCCCACCAGTACAGCCGACATTTTTTTAAAGGAGAACAACGATGA
- a CDS encoding tetratricopeptide repeat protein, with translation MQVRVFSLSLLVAAVFCSVLLMGGTVLADDASTLREAQAALDKADYDQAVRVLKPLVDSGNAEALYVMGRLILEGKGVKKNNTRAAEFFRLAAEKGDVSAMNSWATSLVTGDGVPRNYHEAARWFRKAADQGLAMAQYNLGYLYAYGKGLPKDEAAAIDWYTRAANQGLASAQYSLGWTYMNGKGENQSDTKAAHWFEKAAEQDHAKAQNNLAYMYAEGRGYAQDPAKAVQWYTRAAEQGYAEAQYNLGYMYEQGRGAAQDYTQAVDWYRKAAEQNEAAAQYSLGLMYEQGTGVPRNLTEASRWYQLAAKNGDPDAKAALRSMSTKAPAKAAAPSSPTKQTRDKKKQ, from the coding sequence ATGCAAGTTCGTGTTTTTTCGTTGTCGCTGTTGGTGGCCGCGGTATTCTGTTCTGTTCTGCTCATGGGCGGCACTGTTCTGGCTGATGACGCCTCGACCCTGCGCGAGGCGCAGGCCGCGCTGGACAAGGCCGATTACGATCAGGCCGTGCGCGTGCTCAAGCCGCTGGTGGACAGCGGCAATGCCGAAGCCCTGTATGTCATGGGTCGCCTGATCCTTGAAGGCAAGGGCGTGAAGAAAAACAATACGCGCGCTGCGGAATTTTTCCGTCTGGCGGCGGAAAAGGGCGATGTCAGCGCCATGAATTCGTGGGCCACGTCGCTGGTTACCGGGGATGGCGTTCCCCGCAATTACCACGAGGCCGCCCGCTGGTTCCGCAAGGCCGCCGATCAGGGCCTTGCCATGGCCCAGTACAATCTTGGCTACCTCTATGCCTATGGCAAGGGCCTGCCCAAGGATGAAGCCGCCGCCATCGACTGGTACACCCGTGCCGCCAATCAGGGGCTGGCTTCGGCCCAGTATTCGCTGGGCTGGACCTACATGAACGGCAAGGGCGAAAACCAGAGCGATACCAAGGCGGCCCACTGGTTTGAAAAGGCCGCGGAGCAGGATCACGCCAAAGCCCAGAACAATCTGGCCTACATGTACGCCGAAGGGCGCGGCTATGCGCAGGATCCCGCCAAGGCCGTGCAATGGTATACACGCGCGGCGGAGCAGGGCTATGCTGAAGCGCAGTACAACCTCGGCTATATGTATGAACAGGGGCGCGGCGCGGCGCAGGATTATACCCAGGCTGTGGACTGGTACCGCAAGGCTGCGGAGCAGAACGAAGCTGCCGCCCAGTACAGCCTTGGCCTCATGTATGAACAGGGGACGGGCGTTCCCCGCAACCTGACCGAAGCCAGCCGCTGGTATCAGCTTGCCGCCAAGAACGGAGATCCTGATGCCAAGGCCGCCCTGCGCAGCATGTCCACCAAGGCTCCTGCCAAGGCCGCGGCTCCCAGCAGCCCCACCAAACAGACCCGCGATAAAAAGAAACAGTAA
- a CDS encoding LIC12162 family protein, with product MSNGRVTLVLGRMPHKADPAVFRAAGPWCFAEQEEFFPDWDKKFTFAPEPLVEIPLQERACQEVKALCADMLPHVAERICPHARNLPPAYWETLLTPWAMNVSKQVVERWWRVKAMVQAWGQEPLHVPLLPRDCSFSFATGPDFVMHGALGHTYNHWLFSRLLEEVFPAAWSMEYLPAVQKKYGEQEKLSGKEQVREVLRKLMLRLPCPRLKGMSIAQTLRFSLALLHRSHGPDRSRPQAEYSSAATGIAVDLPENFASTLVTLFMASLPQLLASHKHPARLAPDPLGPRLRVASVLAYEDADYRQSLAIWRGRGNRLMYVQHGSDYGQVRCVSDVEMVEYSQHAFGTWGWKQHQGSAGNFIPLPYPQLDGLEGRWQGQKGENLLYVGTEMPAFPYRLDAHPSPLQIVEYRKDKSRFFEALGRDVQACSLYRPYFPVPGSLRDADWVLERFPAVRMATGMLSNHLYACRLLVLDHNGTTLLESLVANMPMVLFWRREAWALTSDATALLDMLAEAGIWHETPQKAAAKAAEVWSDPLAWWMSDKVQQARKAYCAQQALTVPGGPNPYWLKMLKSL from the coding sequence CCTTGGTGTTTTGCCGAGCAGGAAGAATTTTTCCCCGACTGGGATAAAAAATTCACCTTTGCTCCTGAGCCGCTGGTCGAGATTCCCTTGCAGGAGCGGGCCTGTCAGGAGGTAAAGGCTCTCTGCGCCGACATGCTGCCTCATGTTGCCGAGCGTATATGCCCGCATGCCCGCAATTTGCCGCCTGCCTATTGGGAGACCCTGCTCACGCCATGGGCAATGAATGTTTCCAAGCAGGTTGTGGAGCGCTGGTGGCGGGTCAAGGCCATGGTGCAGGCCTGGGGGCAGGAGCCGCTGCATGTGCCGCTGCTGCCGCGTGACTGCTCGTTCAGTTTTGCCACCGGGCCGGATTTTGTGATGCACGGGGCGCTGGGGCATACCTACAACCACTGGCTGTTCTCGCGCCTGCTGGAAGAGGTTTTTCCCGCTGCCTGGAGCATGGAATATCTGCCTGCGGTGCAAAAAAAGTATGGCGAGCAGGAAAAGCTCTCCGGCAAGGAGCAGGTGCGTGAGGTGCTGCGCAAGCTGATGCTGCGCCTGCCTTGCCCCCGGCTCAAGGGCATGAGCATTGCCCAGACTTTGCGTTTTTCGCTGGCCTTGCTGCACCGCAGCCATGGGCCGGACAGGTCGCGCCCGCAGGCGGAGTACAGCAGCGCCGCCACCGGTATTGCGGTGGATCTGCCAGAAAATTTCGCCAGTACGCTGGTGACGCTTTTCATGGCATCCTTGCCGCAGCTGTTGGCAAGTCACAAGCATCCGGCCCGTCTTGCGCCTGATCCGCTGGGGCCGCGTCTGCGTGTTGCCAGCGTGCTGGCCTATGAAGATGCGGATTACCGCCAGTCGCTGGCCATTTGGCGGGGGCGCGGCAACCGCCTCATGTATGTGCAGCATGGCAGCGACTACGGGCAGGTGCGCTGCGTGTCGGATGTGGAGATGGTGGAATACAGCCAGCATGCCTTTGGCACCTGGGGCTGGAAGCAGCATCAGGGCAGCGCGGGCAATTTTATTCCCCTGCCGTATCCGCAGCTTGATGGCCTTGAAGGGCGCTGGCAGGGGCAGAAGGGCGAAAACCTGCTGTATGTCGGCACCGAAATGCCCGCCTTTCCCTATCGGCTTGACGCGCATCCCTCGCCCTTGCAGATAGTGGAATACCGCAAGGACAAAAGTCGATTTTTTGAAGCTCTGGGGCGCGATGTGCAGGCCTGTTCGCTGTACCGTCCCTATTTCCCGGTTCCCGGCTCTCTGCGCGATGCGGATTGGGTGCTGGAGCGTTTCCCCGCAGTGCGAATGGCCACGGGCATGTTGTCAAACCATCTCTATGCCTGCCGTTTGCTGGTGCTGGATCACAACGGTACAACACTGCTGGAATCGTTGGTTGCCAATATGCCCATGGTGCTGTTCTGGCGGCGTGAGGCCTGGGCGCTGACAAGCGATGCCACGGCCCTGCTGGACATGCTGGCCGAAGCCGGTATATGGCACGAAACACCCCAGAAGGCCGCCGCCAAGGCCGCCGAGGTCTGGAGTGATCCGCTGGCATGGTGGATGAGCGATAAGGTGCAGCAGGCGCGCAAGGCGTACTGCGCGCAGCAGGCCCTGACCGTTCCGGGCGGTCCTAACCCTTACTGGCTGAAAATGCTGAAGAGTCTGTAA